Within the Pseudomonadota bacterium genome, the region GGTTGATTTCCAACAATTTAAGTGTTTTTTCATACTGACTGAGAAGTTCCGGATGTTTCTTGAGAAATTTCTTCGCCCTTTTGTTATAACTATCTGTGTATAGGATTTCAGCCACGAGTTATTCTCTTGATATGTTTCTCAACAGTTTCTTATTTAAACTTGCCTTTTGCAAGATCATCCCTTGCTTCACGCAGAGCCGCCTCCAACTCGCATTCTCTTAAATAGTTATATTGTTCGATGGGTAAAACCACAAAGCGATTCTTGCCTCTCACAGATATAATTGCTTCCTCGCCGGAGCCTGTGGCTTTGTCTAATGCCATAACACCCTTTGTCTTAAGCTCATTGGCAGTAATAACTGTTCCCATTGCAACCTCCTGTTACTGTTAAATAATAATTAGACTACAATATCGTATTCGTACTATTAATGATACTCTTAATAGTGCTTATTGTAAAGATATATAATGCAAGATAATGCAAGCTGGGAGAACTCCTTACTTGTTGTAATTATAATATTCCAGATTAGATCTTTATAAGGGTATATGCCCTTTTGCCAAGCCCCAACTTTTCGGCATGGTCAAGCTGGATATTCCAGTCTATTGTCGGATATATAGCCCTCCATTTATCTTCGCCTTTTTTAAGCTGTTTTTTGATTGCAGTATTCGGAATTGAATTTTCGTTGTTGACAAGGTCACATGATGCAGTATCAATGGATACCGGATCAATGGATGCAAGGATGCCGATATCCCGTACTATCGGGGCATCATTATTAGGGTAGCAGTCACATGCAGGACTTATCTGCATAAGGAAATTCAGGAAAAAGGTTGTTTTTTCTTTTCCTATCAATGCGCCCCATGCATGCTCTACCATCTTTTTTTGAAAAATATCAGGAGATTCGTTCCATTGCACCATAATTGCATTGTATGGGCAAATAATTA harbors:
- a CDS encoding type II toxin-antitoxin system Phd/YefM family antitoxin; the encoded protein is MGTVITANELKTKGVMALDKATGSGEEAIISVRGKNRFVVLPIEQYNYLRECELEAALREARDDLAKGKFK